The Impatiens glandulifera chromosome 3, dImpGla2.1, whole genome shotgun sequence genome contains a region encoding:
- the LOC124930281 gene encoding polyadenylate-binding protein 2-like — protein sequence MGTAVPPLSGVHQVSGATPPPTPHTATIQTSPGGPFSNASLYVGDLDQTVSDSQLYDLFSHVAPIQSVRVCRDQTRRTSLGYGYVNFNTSQDAAHAKEVLNFTPVNGKPIRIMFSHRDPSMRKSGQANVFIKNLDPSIDNKGLYDTFARFGPVLSCKVAVDSNGQPKGYGFAQFEQEEAAQAAIVQLDGMLMNDKKVYVGLFIRRQDRNGMNRSSKFTNVYVKNFSETTTDDDLMKTFSKYGPITSAIVMRDPNGKSRCFGFINFQSPDDAAAAVEGLNGMNFTDDRVLFAGKAQRKADREAELRARFEQERNSRFEKLQAANLYLKNLDEGINDEKLKEIFSEFGTITSCKVMLDQQGVSKGSGFVAFSTTDEATRAMDEMNGKMIGKKPLYVAVAQRKEERRARLQAQFAQIQSQGNISQLGAGMHGFHHPGGTRVGNSQHQLYFGQGMPAGILPSQAGGGYSFPQHLAPGIRPPPGVPQNFFLPYQLPRHGMPQQPPAQRSPRRSGNNQQQSIHRNSNQGFRYMPIARNGTDHGLMSPMTTQMHFDASVMPATPSDVPLRAPMSMSMLSSSLASATPENQRVMLGEQLYPLVEQLEHENVGKVTGMLLEMDQTEVLHLIEAPDALKKKVGEAMDVLRSATPESEITLDLYP from the exons ATGGGAACGGCGGTTCCGCCGTTATCGGGTGTACATCAGGTTTCGGGAGCGACGCCGCCTCCCACGCCTCATACAGCAACGATACAGACGTCTCCGGGAGGTCCTTTCTCCAATGCGTCGTTGTATGTAGGCGATCTGGATCAGACAGTGAGTGATAGCCAATTGTATGATCTCTTTAGCCATGTTGCTCCGATTCAATCTGTTAGGGTTTGTAGAGATCAGACAAGAAGAACCTCGCTTGGATACGGCTACGTCAATTTTAATACCAGTCAAGATG CTGCCCATGCGAAGGAGGTCTTGAATTTCACTCCAGTAAATGGTAAACCAATTCGAATCATGTTCTCTCATCGAGATCCTAGTATGAGGAAGAGTGGACAAGCTAATGTTTTCATCAAGAACTTGGACCCATCGATAGATAATAAGGGGTTGTATGACACTTTCGCTAGATTTGGTCCGGTTCTTTCTTGTAAAGTTGCTGTTGATTCTAATGGTCAGCCGAAAGGGTATGGTTTTGCCCAATTCGAACAGGAGGAAGCTGCACAGGCTGCGATAGTTCAGTTGGATGGAATGTTGATGAATGACAAAAAAGTTTATGTAGGTCTTTTTATCCGTCGCCAAGATAGGAATGGAATGAATAGATCCTCTAAGTTCACTAATGTTTACGTGAAGAATTTTTCTGAAACCACCACTGATGATGACCTGATGAAAACCTTTAGCAAGTATGGACCGATCACGAGTGCAATTGTTATGAGGGATCCGAATGGAAAGTCCAGGTGTTTTGGATTCATCAACTTCCAAAGTCCTGATGATGCTGCTGCAGCAGTGGAAGGTTTAAATGGGATGAACTTCACTGATGACAGGGTTTTATTTGCCGGGAAGGCTCAAAGGAAAGCTGACCGTGAAGCAGAGCTGAGAGCAAGATTTGAACAGGAAAGGAACAGTAGATTTGAAAAACTGCAAGCTGCTAATTTATATCTGAAAAACCTTGATGAAGGCATCAATGATGAGAAGCTGAAGGAGATTTTCTCAGAGTTTGGAACTATAACGTCATGCAAG GTCATGCTTGATCAACAAGGGGTTAGCAAAGGCTCTGGTTTTGTGGCATTTTCTACAACAGATGAAGCTACAAGAGCT ATGGATGAAATGAATGGAAAGATGATTGGGAAAAAACCATTATATGTTGCTGTGGCCCAACGCAAAGAAGAAAGAAGGGCTAGGTTGCAG gCACAGTTTGCTCAAATCCAGTCACAAGGCAATATTAGTCAATTGGGTGCAGGGATGCATGGATTTCACCACCCAGGAGGGACGAGGGTTGGTAATTCTCAACATCAACTGTATTTTGGGCAAGGCATGCCAGCCGGCATACTTCCATCTCAGGCTGGAGGGGGCTACAGCTTCCCCCAACATCTCGCGCCTGGTATTCGCCCTCCTCCAGGTGTTCCCCAAAACTTCTTTTTGCCATACCAACTTCCAAGACATGGCATGCCCCAACAACCACCTGCCCAGAGAAGTCCAAGGAGATCTGGAAATAACCAACAGCAG TCAATCCATCGCAACTCAAACCAAGGATTTAGATACATGCCTATAGCTAGAAATGGAACTGATCATGGTCTCATGTCTCCTATGACGACACAAATGCACTTTGATGCTTCTGTGATGCCTGCAACTCCTTCTGATGTTCCACTTCGAGCTCCAATGTCAATGTCCatgctttcttcttctttggcTTCTGCTACTCCCGAAAATCAGAGGGTG ATGCTTGGAGAACAATTGTATCCGCTTGTGGAGCAGCTTGAGCATGAAAATGTTGGGAAGGTGACTGGTATGTTGTTGGAAATGGACCAAACAGAAGTGCTGCACCTCATAGAGGCTCCCGATGCTCTGAAAAAGAAAGTTGGTGAGGCTATGGATGTCCTTCGTTCAGCCACACCGGAGTCTGAGATCACATTGGATCTCTATCCTTGA